The proteins below are encoded in one region of Puntigrus tetrazona isolate hp1 chromosome 5, ASM1883169v1, whole genome shotgun sequence:
- the LOC122344776 gene encoding LOW QUALITY PROTEIN: inactive phospholipid phosphatase 7-like (The sequence of the model RefSeq protein was modified relative to this genomic sequence to represent the inferred CDS: deleted 2 bases in 1 codon): MPANQTRTRARGENVLNRPEFMSLNQPLKSGSAEARGAARRPSQRHQQSQNQQGANAQHEPAENNKEKKELPEEDCMQLNPSFKGIAMNSLLAIDICMSKRLGVCAHSTSSWGSVRSMVKLLALTGHGIPWIFGTILCLTRSNTLAGQEVLVNLLLALLLDVMTVAGMQKLVKRKGPWEIAPSFLDYLAMDIYSFPAAHASRAVMVSKFLLAHLVLAVPLRILLVLWAVLVGMSRVLLGRHHLTDVGCGFALGFLHYSLVEMVWLSSNTCQTLISIGTFNWSPLLISTF, encoded by the exons ATGCCTGCGAACCAGACTCGAACCAGAGCAAGGGGCGAA AATGTGCTGAACAGACCCGAGTTCATGTCTCTGAATCAGCCCTTGAAGAGCGGTAGCGCAGAAGCTCGCGGCGCGGCGCGGAGGCCGTCGCAGAGACACCAGCAAAGTCAAAACCAGCAGGGCGCCAACGCGCAGCACGAGCCCGCCGAGAACAATAAGGAAAAGAAGGAATTACCAGAAGAAGACTGCATGCAGCTGAACCCCTCGTTCAAAGGCATCGCTATGAACTCTCTTCTGGCCATTGATATCTGCATGTCTAAACGGCTCGGCGTGTGCGCGCACAGCACGTCGTCGTGGGGAAGCGTGCGCTCTATGGTCAAGCTCCTCGCGCTCACTGGCCATGGCATCCCGTGGATCTTCGGCACGATTTTGTGTCTCACGAGAAGCAACACGTTGGCCGGTCAAGAGGTTTTAGTCAATTTGCTGCTAG CTCTCTTACTGGACGTGATGACTGTAGCAGGCATGCAGAAGTTGGTGAAGCGCAAAGGGCCATGGGAAATAGCGCCCAGTTTCCTCGACTACCTGGCCATGGACATCTATTCTTTCCCGGCAGCCCACGCAAGCCGAGCAGTCATGGTATCTAAATTCCTGTTGGCACACTTGGTGCTTGCAGTTCCCCTGCGTATTTTGCTAGTGTTATGGGCAGTCCTAGTCGGCATGTCCCGTGTGTTGCTGGGTCGCCACCATCTGACAGACGTCGGATGCGGCTTTGCCTTAGGATTCCTTCATTACAGTTTAGTGGAGATGGTGTGGCTGTCTTCCAACACTTGCCAGACTCTAATATCAATAGGAACATTCAACTGGAGCCCTCTACTGATCAGTACCTTTTGA
- the LOC122345838 gene encoding protein FAM78A-like: protein MGCVQSVKLKPSFHENITVLELQASIDPSPTVIDESSNVVLRYRTPYFRASAQVQVPPMLCKEIWTVGWIQACNQMDFFNIYGSEGVSSWELPELKCGRIQAISDSDGVNYPWYGCTTEMYTIVGPTKKSTKLTVSMNDNFCPSVTWSVPVGTTSSPPLLSSIQRDQRFTTWLVAMNETTAEMVLLRSIRWRMQLCIKVDPMKPLGQRATVVEPLIQEQPQVLVRNEPIPTNALLKPNANDAQVLMWRPINGDPIVVIPPKY from the exons ATGGGATGTGTACAGAGTGTGAAACTCAAGCCCAGTTTTCATGAGAACATCACGGTCCTGGAACTGCAAGCCTCCATTGATCCCAGCCCGACTGTCATCGATGAGTCCTCTAATGTGGTTCTGCGATACCGCACGCCTTACTTCAGGGCATCGGCTCAGGTGCAGGTGCCACCCATGCTCTGCAAAGAGATCTGGACCGTTGGCTGGATTCAAGCTTGCAATCAGATGGATTTCTTCAATATATATGGAAGCGAAGGAGT ATCCAGCTGGGAGCTTCCAGAGCTAAAATGTGGGCGGATCCAGGCCATTAGTGATTCAGATGGTGTGAATTATCCCTGGTACGGCTGCACCACTGAGATGTACACAATAGTGGGTCCCACTAAGAAGAGCACCAAACTCACCGTCAGCATGAATGACAACTTCTGCCCAAGTGTGACGTGGAGTGTCCCAGTGGGCACCACCAGCAGTCCCCCTCTCCTGAGCTCCATCCAGAGGGACCAGCGCTTCACCACGTGGCTAGTGGCCATGAATGAAACCACAGCTGAGATGGTGCTACTCCGAAGCATCCGCTGGAGGATGCAGCTCTGCATTAAAGTGGATCCAATGAAGCCTCTGGGTCAGAGAGCCACAGTTGTGGAGCCTCTGATCCAGGAACAGCCTCAAGTCCTAGTTAGAAATGAACCCATCCCAACAAACGCCTTGCTTAAGCCTAATGCCAACGATGCCCAGGTTTTAATGTGGCGGCCTATAAATGGGGACCCCATTGTGGTCATACCCCCAAAATATTGA